The genomic stretch ACCGGGGGTCTAGCGGTGGATAGCGGGCATCCCGGATGCGCAAGGTCAGCAACTGATTGGCCGGAATCCTGGTCAGCTTCTGATACTCTCCATTGGGCCATAATACAATCAGGGAATCGGCTTCAGGCGCTTTGCCCAACCCGAAATGTTCAATCGGGTCCACGCTCGAGAGATAGCCCCTCACCGGCTGATGATACCGCATCTGCAGCTGCCCATGCACATACAGCAGCAGGGTAGTGCCTATCGCATCGCGGTTCAGGGAATCACCCACCAGCTGCACGCGTAAAAAATTGGCCCGGATATGTTTTCGGTCATTCAGGGTGTTTTCAAACACAAATGCTGGCTGGTTGATATTGTTCACCACATAATCCAGGTCGCCGTCGTTATCCAGATCCACATACACGCCTCCGTTGGAAAACGAAGGAATATCCATGCCCCAGGCCCGCGTAACATCGCGGAAATGCAGGTTGCCCATGTTCTCAAAAGCATAATTGGGTACCTGGATGCTGGGGATATGATTCAGAATATCCTGTTTGGGCATCAGGTTGGTAGCCATTTGCTTGTAGGTGATGAAATCATGATCCGTTACGTCTTTTGGATAGCCGTTGGTAATGATGAGGTCCAGCCGGCCGTCGTTGTTGAAATCGGCCAGGCTGGGTGTCCAGCTCCAGTCCGTTTCAGCAACCCCTGCCAGATAAGCCACATCGCTGAATACCGGATGCTGCACACTGTCGCCTTCCCCCACGGATGGTCCCTGGTTGATCTGCAACACATTTCGCCCAAACTGAATCACATACCCATAGGCAATCATATTCAAGAAGTTGAAGTAATTCTCTGCCGGCATGTTTTTCTTTTTCCGCAGGTTGTCTGCTGCAGCCATGTCCACACTCACCAGGTCGGGCAGGCCATCGTTGTTGATATCGCCCACATCGCTTCCCATAGCCGATTGGGCGGTATGGCGGAAATAGGATTTGATGGCATTGGTGAAAGTACCGTTGTGGTTGTTGATATACAGCAGGTCATTGGTCATGAAATCATTGTCCACATAAATATCGGGCCATCCATCGCCGTTGAAATCGGCAATATCTACCGAAAGCCCGTAGCCATCGTCGTGAATACCCGCCTGTGCCGACACATCCGTGAATACCGGATGATGCAGGGAGTCATTCCAGTCGTTGCGAAACAACTTATCGGAATTGGTATTCCTGAACTGCTCCAAAGGACCATAAAAGCTGCTGCTACCCCGGCCAGCCGGCGTGGTTTCCACGAGATACATATCCAGATCGCCATCATGGTCATAGTCAAAAAAGGCGGCCATTACGGAATGCCCGGTATCGTCAAGCCCATATGCATGCGCCTCTTCCTTAAACACAGGCACACCGTTTTTATCCAGCCCCTGATTGATAAACAGCATATTGCGGCGCTTTTCCGGGTCTTTGCTGATCGTGGCACATACGTAAATATCGGGCCACCCGTCGTTGTTGATATCCACCACGGTAGCCCCGTTGCACCAGCGCCCCATGCCTCGCACACCTGCCTCATCGGTTACATCCTCAAAATGCAGGTTCCCCCGGTTCAGGTAAAGCCGGTTGCCTGTGAGGCTGCCGGTGAAATACAGATCAGGCAGGCCGTCCCGGTTGAAATCACCCACAGCCACTCCGCCTCCGTTGTAGAGAAATTCCAGGTCAATGGGATTGATGGAATCGTTTTCCTGCACTTTGTTATTGAAATCTATACCCGTTCTGGATGGAGGCAATAAACGGAAAAGCGTGTGGGGCGAGCGCCGGCAGCCTATTCCCATTGCCAGCCCTGCAAGCAGGCAGGCAATCACCAGGAGGCGATGGTTCATGGGTAAAATTTGCCTGAAAAATACAAATTACCATCATTCAGGCAGGCATTTATAAATATTTTGAAAATTTTCAACCTATTTCGCTTGTACCAGAGATCCAAAAAGTAGCATATAAAAAAATGATTATATCTCCAAATCGACGTTCCATGCATATTTCAGCCAAATGATCACATAAATTTGTGTAAATCATACACCTTCTATATATTAGAATTTTTACATTACGAAAAAAATTACATAGAAAAATGTTGCATTTCTCAAAAAAACTTTTTTACTTTGTTGATGATTTGTGGTGATCAGAGAAAAGTGCAGAACCAAGGTTTGGATTGAGGTAGATGAAAGGATGTGCAGATAGAGAAAACCGATTCTCTATTCGTTACGTATTTTATTGTTGCCTATAAAAACCAGTATCCTATGAAACTGTTCACCAACCACCGGGTGGCGGCTTATGCTGTCTTGGCCACCCTTTTATTGCTCACCACGCGCGGTTTTGCGCAGCTGAAAATCGGAAGCAATCCCACCAACATCCAGAAATCGGCTATCCTGGAGCTGGAAAGTGATCGCCAGGGTTTGTTGCTCACCCGCCTGACCGACACGCTCCAGATCAATTCCTATACACCGCCGGATGGGATGATTATTTACCTGAACAAGGCTCCCAATCCCGGGTTGTATGTGCGCCGCAACGGCTACTGGGCACAGCTTTCCGTGGCTGCTGATGATAGCACGGCTTTCTGGCGCCGGGGCGGCAACTGGGGAACCGATTCAGCCGGTAATTTCCTGGGTACCCGCGATGCCAAGCCAGTGGCCATAGGTGCCAATGGTACGGAAGCCATTCATATCACCCAAAATGGCAACCTGGAATTGCCGAATCTGCAACAAACGACCGACAGCCTGCAGGTGCTGGTCATCGACCCCAGCAACGGCAATATCATCAAGCGCAGAAACCTGTCGAATGCAGCCTTCCGCGACGCCATCCAGATACTGAACGGCCTGCGCAATGAAGGCATCACCCTGAAAGCCGACAGTTCAACCACCAATCCTGCGCTGGGCTTCACCGCCAGCTCTGCTGATAGCTCCATCACCCTGAATATTCCTGTGGTAAACAATACTACCCAAACTGCCGGTTTGCTCACCTACGCAGATTACCTGAAGCTGCAATACGCCGCTTCCAACTGGTCTACAGCTTTTGATCCCATTAATCCCGACAATAACGGACTAACCGTAGATAATACCGCCAAAGTCATTACCCTGCACGCCGCCGATGCTTCCCACCCCGGCGCAGTTACCGCCGCTGCTCAGACCTTCGGAGGGGACAAAACCTTCAACAACAATGTAAATATCATTCAGAACCTGGGCGTAACTGGTAACAGCACCATAGGTGGTACGCTTTCTGTAACTGGCACTACCACGCTGAGCAGCAACGCCACAGTGGGGGGCACCCTGGGCGTAACCGGCAATGCTACCTTTAACAACAATGCTACCATCCAGGGTAATGCTACCGTCAACGGCAATACTGTGCTGAATGGCAACCCTGGCAGCACCCTTACTTTAACCAACATCGGTAATGCTGCTCCTACCGATAACAATGTGCTCATCCGCAATTCTTCCGGCGTGGTGTTGCAAAAAACCCTGAACCAGGCGGCCTTCAAACAACTGCAGGTAGGCAAAGACGCTTCTCAGCACGATATCTACATCGACAGCAGTGCAGCCAATAAAACCATCATCAACATCCCTACCGCTGCTTACAATGTACGCGGCGTAATGGATACCACAGCACAGACCTTTGCCGGCAGCAAGAGCTTCCGCGATTCGCTGGCTATCGGCAGCACCGCTACCCCCAATTCCACCCTGCAGGTGCAGGGATCCTTTGCCCTGGCCATCAAAACGGTAACGAGCACCTATACCGCCACTGCCAATGACCATACCATCCTGGCCGATTGCTCGAGCGGACCAATTACTATTACCCTGCCCAATCCCTCAGGCATGGCAGGACGGATTTATACCATCAAAAAAGTCGGCAATGGTGGCATTGATAATACCTTGACCATCCAGCCTACCGGCGGACAGATTGAGGGTGGCACCAGCTACACCATTTACAACGACTGGACTTTTGTGACGCTGCAAACCGATGGCACCAACTGGTATATCATCCAGAAATAAACACAAGCTCTTGTTTATCAACCGGCCCAACCGGAAATGACCCTATTGCGGATATTTTGAAACATGACGGCCATCCCAGACGCGGATCAGGAAACGCTTCATTCCAAGCGCAGGCAGGGATCTGCCCGGCGGTATATCTCCACCAGCAGCAGATCCCTTGGCCAGCGCGGGAAGCAGACGATTTGGAATGGAATGCATCATCCGGTACAAAGCCATGCATAGTCCCGATCACCAAAGGTCGTCATGAACCGGGCAAAACCTAACACAAAGCCATATCTATGAAAAAAAATATGTACCGATACCTGCTGATCTTCTCAGGATGCCTGCTGGCCGGATTTTCCCTCCGGGCCCAGCAGCTCAAACTGGGCAGCAATCCTACGGTGATCGACAAAACGGCTCTGCTGGAACTGGAAAGCAGCAACCAGGGCCTGTTGTTGCCTCGCATCAGCGATACCAATGCCTTTCATCCCAACCCCATTCCCAACGGCATGCTGATTTACTACGTGGGTGCATCCGATAGCTGCCTGATGATCCGCAAGGATGGCGCCTGGGTGAAAATCGTGGACTTTGTCAATCTTTCCGCCCACGAAACCGACCCCATCGCCACAGCCAAAACAGTATCGGTAAAAGCCGGTAATCCAGCTATCTCGGTCACTGGTGGCACCCAAGCCCTGGGCAACAATCCCAGCTTTACCCTATCCGTGCCCAACACCAGCCCCATCTGGAATGCCGATAGCCTGCAGAGTGTAAAAATATCCGCCACCCTTCCCACTGCCAATCAGTTCCTGAACTTCGATGGCAGCCAGTGGACGCCCGTAAGTTTTGACACCGGTTACGTACCCAACTTCTCCCAGAAAGTCAGAAATCTGTTCAGCCAAGGTACTGGCATCAGCTATAATGCTACTACTGGACAAATCTCCAACACCGGCGTCACCTCCTTCTCCGGTGGCTCCACTGGACTGACACCTGCCTCGCCTACTACCGGATCTATCACCCTCGGCGGTGTCTTATCCGTCGCCAACGGCGGTACAGGTAATACTTCCGGTCAGGCTCAGTCCGTTGCCGGTTCACACAGCACCGGCTATGGCCTTACTGGCCCTTCCTTCAATGGCTCAGCCAACGTAACCTGGCAAGCCGATACCAGTTCTGCCAACAGCCTGGCTACTAAAAACTTCGTCCGCAACTATTACTCCAGCGGTACCGGTATATCGGTCAATAATTCTACTGGACAAATCTCCAACACCGGCGTGCTCAGTGTAAATGGCAACACCGGGGCTATTACCATCGATACCTCCTATATCACCAACTTCTACCAGAAAGTAAGAAGCGAACTGTCAGCAGGCACCGGCATCAACTATAATGCTACCACTGGAGTTATCAGCAGTACAGACTGGCATCTCACCGGCAACAGCGGCACAACCCCGGGCACCAATTTCCTGGGAACAACCGATAATCAGGATCTGGTATTCAAAACCAACAATACCGAACAAATGCGTATCACCGCAGCCGGAAACGTGGGTATTGGTTTAAATACTCCCCCCGAAACTCGTTTGGTCGTAAAAGATACATTGTACATCAGAAATACGAGTGGAGGTGGTACCAGCAAACCTTCCATGTTAATTTTTACCAATACATCTGGTAATAGTGGAAATGGGGTATTCAGAATAGGCGGCGATGGGGGCGATATTTTCTGGCAGGGGGGGGCAGGACAATGCTTGCAAATGGGTGCTTATTGGCCAATGATTTTTATGGGAAATATCCAGATACCCAATGGTTATTTCCCAAACTATGTTCCCGGAAACACGACCTGGAATGGATTAAATTTAGCTAGGATTGGTGTAGCAATCATTGCACAGCATAATAACGATGTACCCTTAGTAATCAGAGGTTTTATTGGAACTTCTCAAACTGCGAACTTAACAGAATGGTATAATAACAACGGGACCAGAGTTGCATATGTAGACAATAGCGGGAATTTTTATGGGGCATCATTCAATAACACTTCAGATAAAAGATTAAAAACAAATCTTCATCCCCTTACTGAGGTTCTTTCGAAAATAGGAGAGATTCACAGTTACACTTTTTATTATAAGCAAAATATAGCCGGGAGACAGTTCCCATCCACCAAACAAATTGGGATGATAGCACAGGAAGTAGAAAAATATTTTCCGGAACTGGTGAGCACAGATGATCAGGGATATAAAGCGTTGAATTATGCCCAATTTACTGCCGTTTTGCTGGAAGCCGTGAAGGAGCAGCAAGCTGAAATTGAAAAACTGCAACAAGAAAATCAGCAATTGAAGAATGAGCTCAACATCAGGATTTCATCTTTGGAAAACAAACTGAAGGAGCTTTTGCAATCCGAAGTAAAAAACAAATGATTCGTTGAAAACGAAATGGATCATATTGCTTCTTTGTTTGCTCTGCAGTAACCTGCTGCATGCCCAGTCTCTTGCCGTGTATGTGCCGGACCGGGCGCAGTTGTTTGTTTTCCCCAACGATACGGTGTCCATCTTTTCCTCGATGATCAACCACGGCAGCCTGGGCAGCACGTCCGGCGCCGTGGTTAACTTTTTGGGTGCGCAATGGATCAACAGCCAGCAGGCCAGCCTGCCCGACGAGAGTGCCGATGGCCAGAGCGGCCAGGGTGGCCTGTTCCGCTTCCTGGCCCCGGTGGGCGGTGGCCGGCAAACGATTTACGGCGGCTACTCGCTTACCACCGGCCAGGGCCCTGCCTTTCCCAACCTTAGCATTGCCAACCCGCGGGGCGTGCAGCTGGGCGACCTGGGCGACCTGCACGTGCGCCACGTGCTGAACTTCGAAACCGGCCGCCTCTACCTGAACGGCTGGAACCTGCTGCTGGGCAATCACGACGCCGGCCTCATCACCGGCTTCGACAACCAGCGCTACGTGGTTACCGACACCACCGTATTCGGCGGCCTGCTCTACCGCGACCGCCTCACCCCAGCCGACAGCTCCGTGGTATTCCCTATCGGTACCGACGACCAAAGCTATTCGCCCGCTGCCCTGATGCTCAGCTCCGGCACCGGCCGCATCGGCATGCGCGTATTCAACCATGTCTATGCCCATGCCATCCGCGACTCCATCAACGACCTGGATTATGTGAAAAAAACCTGGTATGTGCAGTCGTCCAACCCTGGCGTGCAATACAACGTGCTGCTGCAGCACCAGGAAGAAGACGAAGGCCCGCGCTTCAGCGCCTGGCGCGACTCCAGCTACGTATCGCTCTACGACCCGGTACAGGGCAAATGGGATATAGATCACACCAGTGTGGGCCGGGTGTTCGAAGGACAGATTGACTATGCCAATGTGAGGCTGGCCGGCCATTACATGAACCTGCGCCAGCACCTGCAAATGCCCGACTCTGCCGGAAGTGCCCGGTACCTTTCGGTAAGCACCCTTATCTACAGCGGCGATGTGTGCCCCTCCGTGCACTACAACGATCTGCTGGCGGTGCGCACCAGCCCGGACTACGTGGAGCTGTTCTGGCACAGCTATGGCGAGCGCAACATGGCCTATTATGTGATTCAGCGGCAGATTGACGGACAACCCGACTTTGTGGATATCGATACCGTGCAAAGCCAGGCTCCCGGCGGCTTCAGCACCCAAATGCTGTACTACCACCTGAGCGACTACAACCCCACCGACCAGTGGAGCTACTATCGGGTGAAAATGGTGGGCCTCACCGGCTGTATCCGTTACACCGATGTGATGCGCGTACCCTGGGCAGCGCAGATCACCATTACACCCAATCCGAACAATGGACAGTTTACCGTACGCCTGCGCAACGTGAAACATCCGGTGCGCATGCTGCTGGTAACCGTATGGGGACAAACCCTCCAGCAATGGACCGTGACGCAAGACCAGGATATTCAGGTACAGCAGCTGAACGATGCTATCTATTTCGTGGAATTCTATGATGCCCGCGACAACCGCTACATGGGCCAGCAAAAAGTGGTGGTGATTCACTGAAACCCGCTCTGAATCATTGGCGTTACTTCCCCGCACAAGCCAGTGTGAGGCTGAATCATGAGGGCTTAATGGCAAGGTAGTAAAGGCAGGATGAAGGTGAGTGCAGCATCTGCACAAATATTGCGGATAAGCCTGGACATAAACCAGATTTTATGCTAACTTTCATTCTTGACAATCATTGTCTTGTTTAAACCAAAATTCCAGGACAACATCTTAACAAGAAACAATCAAACAAAATCCCATGCTGCTTCAGCAATTGTTCAAAAAATCGGCATCAGAACCGGTATCTCACCCGTTCCAGCTGAAAGGAATCATTGTGATGTACCATCATATTGGCCAGGTACATGCATCTGATCCCTGGCATATGTGTGTGGACCCGGAAGCTTTCGAACAACAACTTGAGCTGTTTGCTTCCGCTTACCAGGTGAAACCCCTCCATACGCTGTTAGATGATAGGGAGGAAAACCCTGAAAAACCCTTGATTTACCTGACTTTTGATGATGGGTATGCCGAACATTATACTACGGTATTCCCGCTTCTGGAGCGCTACCGGCTGCCGGGAACCTTTTTTATTCCTTCTGGATACCTTGCCGGTAACCCCCGCCAATCCAGGATTTGCTGGTGGGAAGTAGTGGATCATGTGTTTTTGGACCACGATCCTATACCAGATTTGAAAGGAATTTTGCCCGGGCCTGATGTATTTGATGAACAGGCCAGGATGAGCCTGCTGGTAACCCCGCAGGTGAATGACGACATGTTTGCTTATCATGCCTGGCATATGCGGATGAAGGTCAATCCAAACCGCCAGGAAAAATGGGCTAAAGCTTTACTGAAAAAATGCGGCCATACTACCGACATACTTCCTGCCATGCTAACGGAAGCCCAAGTGCGTGAAATGGCCCAAAGCCCCTACGTAACCATCGGTGGACATGGTTTTTACCATCAAATACTGGGACTGCTACCCCGGCGCAAACAATGGAAAGAAATCATAGAAAACAAAAAACACTTGGAAGAGCTTATCGGCAAGCCGGTGGAGTTTTTTGCCTATCCGGACGGACATTACAATGAACTGACGCCTGCCCTGGTGAAAAAAGCAGGCTTTAAACTGGCATGCACCACGGCCGCCGAGCTGGATGATCCCAGCATCACGGTATATGAAATTCCGCGCCTCTGGGCGCGCAGCTGGACGGCAGAGGAGCTGGAATTGTTGCTGGAAAGACTGTTTCAGCAAATCCAACAGGCATAGGCAACCGGTTCCGGCCTTATGCTGCAGGCTTCACCGTTTGCACAAAAATTTTATCCTCTGACTTCGGAAATTTTGTTATTATCGTGCCCAGATCTTGTTTACCATCGATTAAAAATCCACTACCATGCCATTGAGTTTGCGTATTCGCCTCTCCCTGCTCATGTTTCTGGAATTTTTCATCTGGGGAGCCTGGTACACCACGGTTGCCGTATTCATGTCGAATCACGACATGAAAAACATCACCCAGTGGCCTTTTACCGTGAACCCCATTGCAGCCATCATCGCTCCGTTTTTTGTGGGGTTGATTGCCGACCGGTATTTTGCTACCGAACGCGTATTGGGTGTGCTGCACCTGCTGGGTGCCTTGTTCATGTTCCTCACGCCCAAAGCTGTAGGCCATCCGCTGTTGTTCATTCTGCTGCTGCTGGCCTATAACATCTGCTATATGCCTACCATGAGCCTGGCCAACAGCCTGACCTTTCACCACATCACCGATCAGGAGAAAAATTTCCCCACCATCCGGGTGTTTGGTACCATTGGCTGGATTGTAGCCGGGCTGTTCATCAGTTTTGTGGGCGTATATTTTGTGAGTGATGGCCTGCGGCCCGAACAAACGGCCATGCCGCTATACCTGACCTCTGTGGCCAGCCTGCTGCTGGGGCTGTATAGCTTCACCTTGCCGCACACACCGCCTCCCGCTGCCGGCAAAGTGGTTTCCATCCGCAGCATTGCCGGCGTGGATGCGCTGAAACAACTGGGAAGCGGACCATTCTACATTTTCCTGCTTTGCTCGTTCCTCATCTGCATTCCCTTAGCAGCATACTACAATTTTACCCAGCTCTTCCTGGAAGGAACCGGTTTTAAAAATATTGCTGCCACCCAAACCATAGGCCAGATGTCGGAATGGATTTTCATGCTGCTGATGCCCCTGTTTTTTGTACGGCTGGGCGTGAAATGGATGCTGGCTATGGGTATGCTGGCCTGGACGGTGCGCTATGCCCTGTTTGCCATGGCAGCACCCCATGAAATCGTGTGGATGATTATCCTGGGCATAGCCCTGCATGGCATCTGCTATGATTTCTTCTTTGTAACTGGACAGATTTATGTGGATAAAAAGTCCACTCCCGAGATCCGCGGACAGGCGCAGGGGCTTATCGTGCTGGTCACCTACGGGGTGGGCATGCTCATTGGTGCCCAGATTGCCGGCGCGGTGTACAACAGTTTCCTGGGCGGAGCCGAAAAGCTCACGCTGAGCCAATGGAATCAGTTCTGGTGGATACCGTCGGTTTTCGCGCTGGTGGTGCTGATTTTCTTTGTGCTTGCTTTCCGCGATAAAAAAGTGGAAACACAGGTGGCAGCTGCACAAGCTACTGCAGGCTGATGCCGAGATGGAAAAACTTTATTTTTTACGATTCAAAACAACCAGGCTATGGCCGGAATTGCCATGTTGGGCTCGGGCTTCATTGCCCGTTTTTATGCCGATGCGCTGGTCAGCCACCGGCGGCCGGACAGGATTGTAAGCGTATATTCCCGCCGCACCGAAAGTGCTGAGCGATTTGCGAAAGATTATCGGGTGCCGGTGTGGACTACCCGCATGGAAGAAGCTATCAGCCGGCCTGAAGTGGATATTGTATGCATTTCTTTGCCCAACCATTTGCATGAAGAGGCTGTGATGGCCTGTGTGCGTGCCGGTAAGGCCGTGATGATTACCAAGCCGCTGGGGCGCCATGCAGCCGAAGCCCTGCGCATGCTGCAAGCCGTCGAAAAAGCCGGCATCT from Thermoflavifilum aggregans encodes the following:
- a CDS encoding T9SS type A sorting domain-containing protein, which encodes MVTDTTVFGGLLYRDRLTPADSSVVFPIGTDDQSYSPAALMLSSGTGRIGMRVFNHVYAHAIRDSINDLDYVKKTWYVQSSNPGVQYNVLLQHQEEDEGPRFSAWRDSSYVSLYDPVQGKWDIDHTSVGRVFEGQIDYANVRLAGHYMNLRQHLQMPDSAGSARYLSVSTLIYSGDVCPSVHYNDLLAVRTSPDYVELFWHSYGERNMAYYVIQRQIDGQPDFVDIDTVQSQAPGGFSTQMLYYHLSDYNPTDQWSYYRVKMVGLTGCIRYTDVMRVPWAAQITITPNPNNGQFTVRLRNVKHPVRMLLVTVWGQTLQQWTVTQDQDIQVQQLNDAIYFVEFYDARDNRYMGQQKVVVIH
- a CDS encoding MFS transporter; this translates as MPLSLRIRLSLLMFLEFFIWGAWYTTVAVFMSNHDMKNITQWPFTVNPIAAIIAPFFVGLIADRYFATERVLGVLHLLGALFMFLTPKAVGHPLLFILLLLAYNICYMPTMSLANSLTFHHITDQEKNFPTIRVFGTIGWIVAGLFISFVGVYFVSDGLRPEQTAMPLYLTSVASLLLGLYSFTLPHTPPPAAGKVVSIRSIAGVDALKQLGSGPFYIFLLCSFLICIPLAAYYNFTQLFLEGTGFKNIAATQTIGQMSEWIFMLLMPLFFVRLGVKWMLAMGMLAWTVRYALFAMAAPHEIVWMIILGIALHGICYDFFFVTGQIYVDKKSTPEIRGQAQGLIVLVTYGVGMLIGAQIAGAVYNSFLGGAEKLTLSQWNQFWWIPSVFALVVLIFFVLAFRDKKVETQVAAAQATAG
- a CDS encoding polysaccharide deacetylase family protein, which produces MLLQQLFKKSASEPVSHPFQLKGIIVMYHHIGQVHASDPWHMCVDPEAFEQQLELFASAYQVKPLHTLLDDREENPEKPLIYLTFDDGYAEHYTTVFPLLERYRLPGTFFIPSGYLAGNPRQSRICWWEVVDHVFLDHDPIPDLKGILPGPDVFDEQARMSLLVTPQVNDDMFAYHAWHMRMKVNPNRQEKWAKALLKKCGHTTDILPAMLTEAQVREMAQSPYVTIGGHGFYHQILGLLPRRKQWKEIIENKKHLEELIGKPVEFFAYPDGHYNELTPALVKKAGFKLACTTAAELDDPSITVYEIPRLWARSWTAEELELLLERLFQQIQQA
- a CDS encoding tail fiber domain-containing protein, with amino-acid sequence MKKNMYRYLLIFSGCLLAGFSLRAQQLKLGSNPTVIDKTALLELESSNQGLLLPRISDTNAFHPNPIPNGMLIYYVGASDSCLMIRKDGAWVKIVDFVNLSAHETDPIATAKTVSVKAGNPAISVTGGTQALGNNPSFTLSVPNTSPIWNADSLQSVKISATLPTANQFLNFDGSQWTPVSFDTGYVPNFSQKVRNLFSQGTGISYNATTGQISNTGVTSFSGGSTGLTPASPTTGSITLGGVLSVANGGTGNTSGQAQSVAGSHSTGYGLTGPSFNGSANVTWQADTSSANSLATKNFVRNYYSSGTGISVNNSTGQISNTGVLSVNGNTGAITIDTSYITNFYQKVRSELSAGTGINYNATTGVISSTDWHLTGNSGTTPGTNFLGTTDNQDLVFKTNNTEQMRITAAGNVGIGLNTPPETRLVVKDTLYIRNTSGGGTSKPSMLIFTNTSGNSGNGVFRIGGDGGDIFWQGGAGQCLQMGAYWPMIFMGNIQIPNGYFPNYVPGNTTWNGLNLARIGVAIIAQHNNDVPLVIRGFIGTSQTANLTEWYNNNGTRVAYVDNSGNFYGASFNNTSDKRLKTNLHPLTEVLSKIGEIHSYTFYYKQNIAGRQFPSTKQIGMIAQEVEKYFPELVSTDDQGYKALNYAQFTAVLLEAVKEQQAEIEKLQQENQQLKNELNIRISSLENKLKELLQSEVKNK
- a CDS encoding VCBS repeat-containing protein → MNHRLLVIACLLAGLAMGIGCRRSPHTLFRLLPPSRTGIDFNNKVQENDSINPIDLEFLYNGGGVAVGDFNRDGLPDLYFTGSLTGNRLYLNRGNLHFEDVTDEAGVRGMGRWCNGATVVDINNDGWPDIYVCATISKDPEKRRNMLFINQGLDKNGVPVFKEEAHAYGLDDTGHSVMAAFFDYDHDGDLDMYLVETTPAGRGSSSFYGPLEQFRNTNSDKLFRNDWNDSLHHPVFTDVSAQAGIHDDGYGLSVDIADFNGDGWPDIYVDNDFMTNDLLYINNHNGTFTNAIKSYFRHTAQSAMGSDVGDINNDGLPDLVSVDMAAADNLRKKKNMPAENYFNFLNMIAYGYVIQFGRNVLQINQGPSVGEGDSVQHPVFSDVAYLAGVAETDWSWTPSLADFNNDGRLDLIITNGYPKDVTDHDFITYKQMATNLMPKQDILNHIPSIQVPNYAFENMGNLHFRDVTRAWGMDIPSFSNGGVYVDLDNDGDLDYVVNNINQPAFVFENTLNDRKHIRANFLRVQLVGDSLNRDAIGTTLLLYVHGQLQMRYHQPVRGYLSSVDPIEHFGLGKAPEADSLIVLWPNGEYQKLTRIPANQLLTLRIRDARYPPLDPRWASLPDHTLAKDTQALHYWYDRPAVDATALFTQITSQAGIHYVNQDPDYNDFFVQKLLPHKLSQDGPGIAIGDVDGNGLEDMLLGASTGYTPTWLLQDRPGHFVQKDFLAFADRFDRKRENRGVLIFDADGDGLPDLYLASGSVEQPAGSMAYADQFYHNKGHGRFVLDTAAIPFITTSKSCVIAADFNRDGKPDLFVGGRVEPGQWPKPVSSFILENESTPGHPLFKDVTSEVAPMLKNIGMVSAAIWTDFNNDGWPDLILVGEWMPVTFLENDHGHFRDVTAQTGLQHELGWWNSIVAGDFNNDGLMDYIVGNLGMNSYYRASHTYPMHVYAGDFDGNGTYDAIPTMFLPDSAGNRKEYPTEGRDDLIRQIPGLKRKFPSYRGFGLATIRDILSPEQLKNALILEANQFHSVYLENKGHGRFEMHPLPVEAQVAPVYGMVTGDFNGDGNLDIALCGNDYGPDPNTGRYDALNGLVLLGDGQGHFRPQSILQGGFYVPGDAKAMAWIDLGQGHAGLAVTQHNGQLLLFKPRLPLQLVPLKPDEYAAVEYLKNGRSRRAEVGWQGAFLSASPHALLVDSMVSRIDIFNIRGQKRTLKAPFR